A stretch of Kaistella flava (ex Peng et al. 2021) DNA encodes these proteins:
- a CDS encoding helix-turn-helix domain-containing protein — translation MYKNLAQFTKDKRKEANLTQQEFAERAGVALTVVRKIEQGKENLSLAKVNQVLLMFGNKLAPLILKEIEK, via the coding sequence ATGTATAAAAATTTAGCGCAATTTACCAAAGATAAACGCAAAGAAGCCAATCTTACACAGCAGGAATTTGCTGAAAGAGCTGGTGTTGCTTTGACCGTAGTTAGGAAAATAGAGCAGGGAAAGGAGAATTTAAGTTTAGCAAAGGTGAACCAAGTACTTTTGATGTTTGGTAATAAATTAGCACCATTAATCTTAAAGGAAATTGAGAAATGA
- a CDS encoding HipA N-terminal domain-containing protein, with product MRQGKVFYQNDLAGIITETPDGEYTFVYDKNYSQKFPNQEITFSMPVSEKVYKDKRLFPFFEGLIPEGWLLEIAAESWKINKNDRMGLLLACCQNCIGAVSVQPINEDQNA from the coding sequence ATGAGACAAGGAAAAGTTTTCTATCAAAACGATTTAGCGGGAATAATCACAGAAACACCGGACGGCGAATACACTTTTGTGTACGATAAAAACTACAGTCAAAAATTCCCCAATCAAGAGATTACTTTTTCGATGCCAGTTTCAGAAAAAGTTTATAAAGATAAACGGCTTTTTCCATTCTTTGAAGGACTTATTCCGGAAGGTTGGCTGTTAGAAATTGCTGCAGAAAGTTGGAAGATTAATAAGAACGACAGAATGGGATTGCTTTTAGCATGTTGTCAAAACTGCATCGGTGCGGTAAGTGTTCAACCAATAAATGAAGACCAAAATGCTTAA
- a CDS encoding helix-turn-helix domain-containing protein codes for MVQNIRERRLLMELTQEGLSERSGVPLSTLRKFEQKGLISLDSFLKILSVVGGLEEIINVLKPIKPNFKSIDDVLKSEDNITKKRGSKK; via the coding sequence TTGGTTCAAAATATTCGTGAACGGCGATTATTGATGGAGCTTACACAAGAAGGATTGTCAGAAAGATCAGGCGTTCCTTTATCTACATTGAGGAAATTTGAGCAGAAAGGTCTAATTTCTTTAGATTCATTTTTAAAAATACTTTCTGTAGTAGGAGGTTTGGAGGAAATAATTAACGTTTTAAAACCAATTAAGCCCAATTTTAAATCAATTGATGATGTTCTAAAATCAGAGGATAATATCACTAAAAAAAGAGGCAGCAAAAAATGA
- a CDS encoding HipA domain-containing protein: protein MLKKCLFCYEELDSEEDFHSACSLKFFGTNVAPKLNYTIDEMEELAQDIVESSIAVPGVQPKLSLGFIKDVLQNGSKGRLTVVGALGGNYILKPQNKTFPEMPENEHLTMKMAEIFAISTVPSSLIRLKSGELSYITKRIDRKENGEKIHMQDMFQITEAFDKYRSSLEKIGKAITEYSSNTLLDILRFYEVVLFSYITGNNDMHLKNFSLIKNNENWEFSPAYDLLNVHLHLPEDNEETALTLAGKKSRLTKKDFIQLGLKFNLTEKQISNSFKRLKKGEKKMLTLIEKSFLTSENQENYKAMISSRLDVFS, encoded by the coding sequence ATGCTTAAAAAATGTTTATTTTGTTATGAAGAACTAGACTCTGAAGAAGATTTTCATTCTGCTTGCAGTTTAAAATTTTTTGGAACAAACGTAGCGCCTAAATTAAATTACACCATTGACGAGATGGAAGAATTAGCCCAAGATATCGTGGAAAGCTCTATTGCAGTTCCAGGTGTTCAGCCGAAATTATCTTTGGGCTTTATTAAAGACGTTTTGCAAAATGGCAGTAAAGGTAGATTAACAGTTGTAGGTGCGTTAGGAGGAAATTATATTCTCAAACCTCAAAATAAAACATTTCCAGAAATGCCGGAAAACGAACATTTGACTATGAAGATGGCAGAAATTTTTGCGATTTCTACCGTTCCTTCTTCTTTGATTCGTTTGAAATCGGGCGAACTTTCTTACATCACCAAAAGAATTGATCGCAAAGAAAATGGTGAAAAAATTCACATGCAAGATATGTTTCAAATTACAGAAGCATTCGATAAATATCGCAGTTCTTTAGAAAAAATTGGAAAAGCAATTACCGAATATTCCTCTAATACTTTGTTAGATATACTGCGATTTTATGAGGTAGTACTATTTTCATACATCACCGGAAATAATGATATGCATCTCAAAAACTTCTCTTTAATTAAAAATAATGAAAATTGGGAATTTTCACCCGCTTATGATTTGTTGAATGTACATTTGCATTTACCAGAAGATAACGAGGAAACTGCCTTAACTCTTGCAGGTAAAAAAAGCAGATTAACTAAAAAGGATTTTATTCAGTTAGGGTTGAAATTTAATCTTACTGAAAAACAAATTAGCAATTCATTCAAAAGATTGAAAAAAGGAGAAAAAAAGATGTTGACTTTAATCGAAAAATCATTTTTAACTTCAGAAAATCAAGAAAATTATAAAGCGATGATTAGTAGTAGATTAGATGTTTTTAGTTAA
- a CDS encoding DEAD/DEAH box helicase: MKFKLPKLQREERLGSTAKKNLIIHLISETIEKDFCLVSFQRGKVILKDNNNVEYYVTTDKNDIPKDKGFVLLSKSFLKTDAESGNIKFLKWLKHPDNIDNLSGAVVNSWKNTFNFKEEDIESNTIGLRKPQIGAIHSILGHLTNATEIATVVLPTGTGKTETMLSVLIANRCSKLLVTVPSDALRSQLAGKFCDLGWLKKLDGEGNSIVNTSAKYPKVGILNTGFSNEGELNQFIDKCNVIVSTMDLLTSMSIQQKSTLTEKCSHLFVDEAHHSKAKSWNKFIKSFDKNKVVLFTATPYRNDGQLLDGKIIYNFTLREAQEQGYFKEIDFIPIREYDQKIADVKIAETAVNKLREDLANGYEHILMARCEDKYRADDVFEIYSQYADLNPVKIYSNLKGQSNIKQNIVDKQHRIIVCVDMLGEGFDLPELKIAAFHDVRKSLPITLQFAGRFTRTNKDNNLGKASFIANLHQPTLSDELSLLYAKESNWNSILPTLSLQATQEQIDLQEFLAGFSHLDESLIPFQEVRPAFSSVVYQNQTEGWHPMNFKKGIKGYENYDYKFFDLNREKKALIVFLGNKKPVDWGSFKDVYNIEWDIYIIYWEQSKNLLFIHSSDKGSLYKELANAVIGESSLLIKDEEVFKTFYNIDRVRLFNLGLRKGLGKDITFQSYYGKGVQEGLSLAEEKSGINNNVFGVGFEDGNMTSIGCSRKGRIWSYSRGTINQFLDWCDGIAVKLANHEIDPNNILFKNSIKPVRISVRPNAYPISVDWHHEIYKTIEDKVVFTINGIECDLSTLELNTFNPDNDNPLCFSLDTENESIAFQLNLNETTVNGSKLYSFSIVKTSTIDANVKMGSRNFSVIEFFNELPPKFWFHDGAFLQGNDYVKFNEQILDFPTDEIETWDWNGVNLNSESEGFSNLNTNSIQFHSIEKLIQENYYDLIFNDDNKGEIADIVAIKNNENEIIIDLFHLKFATNGLVSGEIKNFYEVCGQTQKSLIWKYKENVELFNHLIKREDKKQKIGQTRIRKGDIELLEKLLFEAKWKKELKFQIYIVQPGFSKVTATPSILNLLGVTANHLKKEGGIDLRVISS, encoded by the coding sequence ATGAAATTTAAATTACCCAAATTACAAAGGGAAGAAAGATTAGGAAGTACAGCGAAAAAAAACCTTATAATTCATTTAATCTCTGAAACTATAGAAAAAGATTTTTGCTTGGTGTCATTTCAAAGAGGAAAAGTTATTTTAAAGGATAATAATAATGTCGAGTACTATGTTACAACTGATAAAAATGATATCCCCAAAGATAAAGGTTTTGTACTGTTATCTAAAAGTTTCCTTAAAACAGATGCTGAAAGCGGAAATATTAAATTTCTTAAATGGTTGAAACATCCTGATAATATTGATAATTTATCAGGTGCTGTAGTGAATTCCTGGAAAAACACATTCAATTTTAAAGAGGAAGATATTGAAAGTAATACAATAGGATTGCGTAAACCACAGATTGGTGCAATTCATTCTATTTTAGGACATTTGACAAATGCTACTGAAATTGCAACAGTTGTACTACCAACGGGAACTGGTAAAACGGAAACAATGCTATCCGTATTAATAGCTAATAGATGTAGTAAGCTTTTAGTTACCGTACCATCTGATGCTCTAAGAAGTCAATTAGCCGGAAAATTTTGTGATTTAGGTTGGTTGAAAAAACTTGATGGTGAAGGAAATTCAATTGTAAATACTTCTGCTAAATATCCAAAAGTAGGAATACTAAATACAGGTTTTAGCAATGAAGGAGAGCTAAATCAATTTATTGACAAATGCAATGTAATAGTTTCTACAATGGATTTATTGACATCAATGTCAATTCAACAGAAAAGCACATTAACTGAAAAGTGTTCACATTTATTTGTTGATGAAGCGCATCACTCAAAAGCCAAAAGCTGGAATAAATTCATCAAATCTTTTGATAAAAATAAAGTGGTGCTTTTTACAGCAACACCATATAGAAATGATGGGCAGCTTCTCGATGGAAAAATTATATATAATTTTACTCTTCGGGAGGCACAAGAGCAAGGTTATTTTAAAGAAATTGATTTTATTCCTATAAGAGAATATGATCAAAAAATCGCAGATGTCAAAATTGCAGAAACAGCTGTAAATAAATTAAGAGAAGATCTAGCAAATGGTTATGAACATATCTTGATGGCGAGATGTGAGGATAAATATCGTGCAGATGACGTTTTTGAAATCTACTCACAATATGCAGACTTAAATCCTGTTAAAATATATTCTAATCTAAAGGGTCAATCAAATATTAAACAAAATATAGTAGATAAACAACATAGGATCATTGTTTGTGTTGATATGCTTGGAGAGGGATTTGACTTGCCTGAATTGAAAATTGCAGCATTCCACGATGTAAGAAAGAGCTTGCCAATAACTTTGCAATTTGCAGGTAGGTTTACACGTACGAATAAAGATAATAATTTAGGTAAAGCGAGTTTTATTGCAAATCTTCATCAGCCAACTTTAAGTGATGAACTAAGTTTACTTTACGCAAAAGAATCGAATTGGAATTCCATATTACCAACTTTAAGCTTACAAGCTACTCAGGAACAAATAGACCTACAAGAATTTTTAGCAGGATTTAGTCACTTGGATGAATCACTAATTCCATTTCAAGAAGTCCGTCCAGCCTTTAGTTCGGTGGTTTATCAAAATCAAACAGAGGGTTGGCATCCAATGAACTTTAAGAAAGGCATAAAAGGATATGAAAATTATGATTACAAATTTTTCGATTTGAATAGAGAGAAAAAGGCATTGATTGTTTTTCTAGGAAATAAAAAACCTGTTGACTGGGGTAGTTTTAAAGACGTTTATAATATCGAATGGGATATTTATATAATTTACTGGGAGCAATCAAAAAATTTACTATTTATACATTCCTCAGATAAAGGAAGTCTTTATAAAGAATTAGCAAATGCTGTTATTGGTGAAAGCTCTCTACTAATAAAAGATGAAGAGGTCTTCAAAACATTTTATAATATTGACCGGGTTCGACTTTTTAACTTAGGGCTAAGAAAAGGTCTTGGAAAAGATATCACTTTCCAGTCTTATTATGGAAAAGGTGTACAAGAAGGACTTTCTCTGGCTGAAGAAAAGTCAGGTATTAACAACAATGTTTTTGGCGTTGGGTTTGAGGATGGAAATATGACTTCAATAGGATGTTCAAGAAAAGGAAGAATCTGGTCATATTCTAGAGGAACAATAAATCAGTTCTTGGATTGGTGTGACGGAATAGCAGTTAAATTGGCAAACCATGAAATTGATCCTAACAATATTTTATTTAAAAACTCGATAAAACCAGTTAGGATTTCCGTGAGACCAAATGCTTATCCAATTTCAGTAGATTGGCATCACGAAATCTATAAAACAATCGAAGATAAAGTTGTTTTTACAATTAACGGAATCGAGTGTGATTTATCAACTTTGGAGCTCAATACTTTTAATCCTGATAATGATAATCCGTTGTGCTTCTCTTTAGACACTGAAAATGAGAGTATTGCTTTTCAATTAAATTTAAATGAAACTACTGTAAATGGTAGTAAATTATATAGTTTTAGTATAGTAAAGACTTCTACTATTGATGCAAATGTAAAAATGGGATCAAGAAATTTTTCAGTAATTGAATTTTTTAATGAATTGCCACCCAAATTTTGGTTTCACGATGGAGCATTTTTGCAAGGAAATGATTACGTCAAATTTAATGAGCAAATACTTGATTTTCCCACAGATGAAATTGAAACTTGGGATTGGAATGGAGTTAATTTAAATAGTGAATCTGAGGGATTTTCGAATTTAAATACCAATTCAATTCAGTTTCATTCCATTGAAAAATTAATTCAGGAAAATTATTATGATTTAATTTTTAATGATGACAATAAAGGAGAAATAGCAGATATTGTTGCAATTAAAAATAATGAAAATGAAATTATTATTGATTTATTTCATTTGAAATTTGCTACGAACGGATTAGTGTCAGGTGAGATTAAGAACTTCTATGAAGTTTGCGGTCAAACACAAAAATCTTTGATTTGGAAATATAAAGAGAATGTAGAACTCTTCAATCATTTAATAAAAAGAGAAGATAAAAAACAAAAAATTGGACAAACCCGAATTAGAAAGGGAGATATAGAATTATTAGAAAAATTACTTTTTGAAGCCAAATGGAAGAAAGAATTGAAATTTCAAATTTATATTGTTCAGCCAGGATTTTCTAAAGTAACTGCAACACCGTCAATTTTAAATTTATTGGGAGTTACAGCAAATCATCTAAAGAAAGAAGGAGGAATTGACTTACGAGTAATTTCAAGCTAA